Proteins encoded together in one Actinomycetes bacterium window:
- a CDS encoding GNAT family N-acetyltransferase, whose product MTPTPAVTWRVVPYDDPLLRVLVEEVQEEYVERYGGPDRTPVDPVEFAEPDGAFLLGLVDGDAVACGAYRRFDERTAEVKRMYVRRAWRRRGIARVLLAELEARAAAAGYRRAVLESGAAQPEALALYTSAGWTPIPGYGYYRDSPRNRCFGKDLA is encoded by the coding sequence GTGACTCCCACCCCCGCCGTGACGTGGCGGGTCGTGCCGTACGACGACCCGCTCCTGCGCGTGCTCGTCGAGGAAGTCCAGGAGGAGTACGTCGAGCGCTACGGCGGCCCGGACCGTACCCCCGTCGACCCGGTGGAGTTCGCCGAGCCCGACGGAGCCTTCCTGCTCGGACTGGTCGACGGGGACGCCGTGGCCTGCGGCGCGTACCGCCGCTTCGACGAGCGCACCGCCGAGGTCAAGCGCATGTACGTCCGCCGGGCCTGGCGCCGTCGCGGCATCGCCCGCGTCCTGCTCGCCGAGCTGGAGGCACGGGCGGCCGCGGCGGGGTACCGCCGAGCCGTGCTGGAGTCCGGGGCCGCCCAGCCCGAGGCGCTGGCCCTCTACACCTCCGCGGGGTGGACACCCATCCCGGGCTACGGCTACTACCGGGACAGCCCCAGGAACCGCTGCTTCGGCAAGGACCTGGCCTGA
- a CDS encoding DUF2252 domain-containing protein, with the protein MTVTESSADVASTTPPPRWKLWKLTPSQRRARGRSARDWAPRAQQGEWRAGPDRPDPIALLESQAETRVPELLPIRYGRMSVSPGTFYRGAALIMAADLAGTPTSGVTVQLCGDAHLMNFGVFASPERQLVFDINDFDETLPGPWEWDVKRLVASLEIAGRDRGFRRDQREEVVLACAQEYRERIRESSSMRTLDAWYAHLDVEEVDRWMEQEVREKRLGKREHKEVGRDIAKARTRDHVRVFARRVGEVGGHLRIVGDPPLITPIEDLVGTPEEHAAVEQSIRKLLKSYRKTLSQDHHPIEEFRFVHLARKVVGVGSVGTRCWILLLTGRDKNDPLFLQAKEAQASVLERYVGASAYRHHGRRVVAGQHLMQAATDIFLGWQRAVGLDGTARDYYIRQFQDWKGSVEIDTLSPSGALLYGRVCATALARAHARWGDRIAVASYLGKGDVFDRAMVEFARRYADQNERDYEALLGAIRSGRLPVEYGV; encoded by the coding sequence ATGACCGTTACGGAGTCCAGCGCAGACGTGGCCTCGACGACCCCGCCGCCGCGGTGGAAGCTGTGGAAGCTGACGCCGTCGCAGCGCAGGGCCCGCGGCCGCTCGGCACGCGACTGGGCGCCGCGAGCGCAGCAAGGCGAGTGGCGCGCCGGCCCCGACCGACCCGACCCGATCGCGCTGCTCGAGAGCCAGGCGGAGACCCGGGTCCCGGAGCTGCTGCCCATCCGCTATGGCCGCATGTCGGTGTCGCCGGGCACCTTCTACAGGGGTGCCGCGCTCATCATGGCAGCGGACCTCGCAGGGACACCGACGTCAGGGGTGACCGTCCAGCTCTGCGGTGACGCCCACCTCATGAACTTCGGCGTGTTCGCCTCACCGGAGCGCCAGCTGGTCTTCGACATCAACGACTTCGACGAGACGCTGCCCGGGCCTTGGGAGTGGGACGTCAAGCGACTCGTGGCCAGCCTCGAGATCGCGGGCCGGGACCGGGGATTTCGCCGCGACCAGCGCGAGGAGGTCGTCCTCGCCTGCGCCCAGGAATACCGCGAGCGCATCCGGGAGTCCTCCTCGATGCGGACCCTGGACGCCTGGTACGCCCACCTCGACGTCGAGGAGGTCGACCGCTGGATGGAGCAGGAGGTCCGGGAGAAGCGGCTGGGCAAGCGTGAGCACAAGGAGGTCGGTCGGGACATCGCGAAGGCACGTACCCGCGACCACGTACGCGTCTTCGCCAGGCGGGTCGGTGAGGTCGGTGGTCACCTGCGCATCGTCGGGGACCCGCCCCTGATCACCCCGATCGAGGACCTCGTGGGCACACCCGAGGAGCATGCCGCCGTTGAGCAGAGCATCCGCAAGCTGCTCAAGTCCTATCGCAAGACCCTGTCGCAGGACCACCACCCGATCGAGGAGTTCCGCTTCGTCCACCTGGCGCGCAAGGTCGTCGGCGTGGGCAGCGTCGGGACCCGCTGCTGGATCCTGCTGCTCACCGGTCGCGACAAGAACGACCCGCTGTTCCTGCAGGCGAAGGAGGCCCAGGCGTCGGTCCTGGAGCGGTACGTCGGCGCGAGCGCGTACCGCCATCACGGTCGGCGCGTGGTCGCCGGCCAGCACCTCATGCAGGCGGCGACCGACATCTTCCTCGGCTGGCAACGCGCAGTCGGCCTCGACGGCACGGCGCGTGACTACTACATCCGGCAGTTCCAGGACTGGAAGGGCTCGGTCGAGATCGACACCCTCAGCCCGTCCGGGGCGCTGCTCTACGGGCGCGTGTGCGCGACCGCCCTCGCGCGGGCGCACGCTCGGTGGGGGGACCGGATCGCGGTGGCGTCCTATCTCGGCAAGGGAGATGTGTTCGACCGGGCGATGGTCGAGTTCGCGCGCCGCTACGCCGACCAGAACGAGCGCGACTACGAGGCGCTGCTGGGCGCGATCCGTTCGGGGCGCCTCCCCGTCGAGTACGGCGTCTGA
- a CDS encoding phosphotransferase: protein MPLPTLEELLATAVDREPMVDTAGKSGALLERVRIDGTAYVLKHLDRTRDWTLRSAGVLDGVTPTLWDRGLLGALPDCFEQPIVAVARTPVGASVLMRDVGQWLFPVSDEPISLEQHLRVLDHMARMHAAFWDAGPEIDVVPVMHRYLDLSPWTAEAEEWLGDPPLVPRLVGIGWPRLGEVAPAAYRVVGPLARDPGLLVEALADTPQTFVHGNVKLDNLGVTPEGRTVLLDWELSGRGAPASDLAWYLAINCRRLPQSKEAAIGAYREALERHGVDTDEWWERQVALCLLGALVQFGWEKALGGYDAELAWWEARALAAAHLL from the coding sequence ATGCCGCTGCCCACCCTGGAGGAGCTGCTCGCCACTGCCGTCGACCGCGAGCCGATGGTCGACACCGCAGGGAAGTCCGGGGCGCTTCTCGAGCGGGTCAGGATCGACGGGACGGCGTACGTCCTCAAGCACCTCGATCGCACGCGCGACTGGACGTTGCGCAGCGCCGGCGTCCTCGACGGCGTCACGCCCACGCTGTGGGACCGCGGTCTGCTCGGCGCGCTGCCGGACTGCTTCGAGCAGCCGATCGTCGCGGTGGCCCGCACCCCGGTAGGGGCGAGCGTGCTGATGCGCGACGTCGGGCAGTGGCTGTTCCCGGTCTCCGACGAGCCGATCTCCCTCGAGCAGCACCTCCGAGTGCTCGACCACATGGCCCGGATGCATGCGGCCTTCTGGGACGCCGGGCCGGAGATCGACGTGGTTCCGGTGATGCACCGCTACCTCGACCTCTCGCCATGGACAGCGGAGGCCGAGGAGTGGCTCGGCGACCCGCCCCTGGTCCCCAGGCTGGTCGGGATCGGCTGGCCTCGGCTGGGGGAGGTCGCCCCGGCCGCCTACCGCGTCGTGGGGCCGCTCGCCCGCGACCCGGGTCTGCTGGTCGAGGCGTTGGCGGACACCCCGCAGACCTTCGTGCACGGCAACGTCAAGCTGGACAACCTCGGAGTCACGCCGGAGGGACGTACCGTCCTGCTCGACTGGGAGCTGTCGGGGCGCGGGGCTCCGGCCAGCGACCTGGCCTGGTACCTGGCGATCAACTGCCGGCGGCTGCCACAGTCGAAAGAGGCCGCCATCGGCGCCTACCGGGAGGCGCTCGAACGGCACGGAGTGGACACCGACGAGTGGTGGGAGCGCCAGGTGGCACTCTGCCTGCTGGGGGCGCTGGTCCAGTTCGGCTGGGAGAAGGCGCTCGGCGGCTACGACGCCGAGCTGGCCTGGTGGGAGGCGCGCGCCCTGGCCGCCGCGCACCTGTTGTGA
- a CDS encoding tyrosine-protein phosphatase: MVEQDLRPGRALGIVPNLRDVGGYRTDDGGVVRTGMVYRSTKLDQLRGDASEAFARLGIRTVYDLRSAAERRSAPDLLPEGTRLVPLDVFADVPGEAPTKLISVLEDVPEAERMLGGGRLEAHFRHAYRDFVSLPSAQRAYARLFTDLATPDQHPALFHCTTGKDRTGWAAAVLLLFLGVDEDDVMADFLLSSEYVLPSYQPVIDAFAAAGGDPAIPTAVLGVRPEYLDYALAEMRQRYETVEGYLAEGLGLDSDVRQRLRDVFVRHD; encoded by the coding sequence ATGGTCGAGCAGGACCTCCGTCCGGGCCGGGCCCTCGGCATCGTGCCGAACCTGCGCGACGTCGGCGGTTACCGGACCGACGACGGAGGGGTGGTCCGGACCGGGATGGTCTATCGCTCCACGAAGCTGGACCAGCTCCGCGGGGATGCCTCGGAGGCGTTCGCCCGGTTGGGGATCCGCACGGTGTACGACCTGCGCAGCGCGGCGGAACGACGCAGTGCCCCCGACCTGCTCCCCGAGGGCACGCGGCTGGTCCCCCTCGACGTGTTCGCCGATGTCCCGGGGGAGGCGCCGACCAAGCTCATCAGCGTCCTCGAGGACGTTCCCGAGGCGGAGCGGATGCTCGGCGGCGGCCGGCTCGAGGCCCATTTCCGGCACGCCTACCGCGACTTCGTGTCGCTGCCCAGCGCGCAGCGCGCGTACGCCCGTCTGTTCACCGACCTGGCCACACCGGATCAGCACCCGGCGCTGTTCCACTGCACGACCGGCAAGGACCGCACCGGCTGGGCGGCCGCCGTCCTCCTGCTGTTCCTCGGCGTCGACGAGGACGACGTGATGGCCGACTTCCTGCTCAGCAGCGAGTACGTGCTCCCCTCCTATCAGCCGGTCATCGACGCCTTCGCGGCGGCGGGCGGCGACCCGGCGATACCGACCGCGGTGCTCGGCGTGCGGCCCGAGTACCTGGACTACGCCCTCGCCGAGATGAGGCAGCGGTACGAGACCGTCGAGGGCTACCTCGCCGAGGGGCTCGGCCTCGACAGCGACGTCCGGCAGCGCCTGCGTGACGTCTTCGTGCGCCACGACTGA